A region from the Arcanobacterium buesumense genome encodes:
- a CDS encoding recombinase family protein, which translates to MWLPCTCECEVRPVEQTSCRGISTTNSQFTNQHDEHARNTVDSLTTVRQLKEAGVEVYFEKENIYTFDSKGELLITIMSSLAQEESRSISENVTWGHRKRFAQGKAMIPYSSLLGYTKGQDGNIQIDEDQAITVRRIYAEFLSGKTPSAIATSLTRLGMPTPRGKTRWCASTVRSILRNEKYKGDALLQKTITLDFLSKTVKKNEGEVTQYYVTGHHPPIIDPDVWDRVQTQFTQRSIAYSNPHHVFSSKIRCGQCQGSFGRKKWHSGTKYERFIWRCNNKYEGKHTRCSTPHVTDEQIRQAFTYALKERVTHHDGTDYVLNILQSTVLNTNQLEYQRDQLACEIDEVTILINQLLNTAATNMMDADNYDTQYATLERRREKAITKYTNVIDEIAHRQSRLAQARAVHDYFASQSPLEYSDDAWNLLVNHAVVDEHGSIHVVFNKAQEQYVIASKG; encoded by the coding sequence TTGTGGTTGCCGTGTACTTGTGAGTGTGAAGTCCGACCAGTTGAACAAACATCATGCCGAGGTATCTCAACAACTAATTCTCAATTCACCAATCAGCATGATGAGCACGCACGCAATACTGTCGATTCATTAACGACTGTACGCCAACTCAAAGAAGCTGGGGTAGAGGTCTACTTTGAGAAAGAAAACATCTACACTTTCGACTCCAAAGGCGAGCTCCTCATCACCATCATGTCTAGCCTTGCCCAAGAAGAATCCCGCTCGATTTCCGAAAATGTTACGTGGGGGCACCGCAAACGTTTCGCTCAAGGAAAGGCCATGATCCCATACAGTTCGCTTCTGGGATATACCAAAGGTCAAGATGGAAACATACAGATCGATGAAGACCAAGCAATAACAGTGCGCCGCATATACGCAGAATTTCTTTCAGGGAAGACTCCCTCGGCAATTGCCACTAGCCTCACACGCCTTGGGATGCCCACACCACGAGGGAAAACTCGCTGGTGCGCATCAACCGTTCGCTCCATCTTACGCAATGAAAAATATAAAGGCGATGCCTTGCTCCAAAAAACAATTACCCTTGACTTTCTTTCAAAGACGGTGAAGAAAAACGAAGGAGAAGTCACCCAATACTATGTAACAGGACATCACCCACCAATCATCGATCCAGATGTTTGGGACCGCGTTCAAACCCAATTCACACAACGCTCCATCGCGTATTCAAACCCGCACCACGTATTCTCTTCCAAAATCCGATGCGGACAATGTCAGGGAAGCTTTGGACGGAAAAAGTGGCACTCTGGGACAAAATATGAACGCTTCATTTGGCGTTGCAACAACAAATACGAAGGCAAGCACACTCGCTGTAGCACACCACATGTTACTGACGAACAAATACGGCAGGCCTTCACATACGCACTAAAAGAACGCGTCACACACCACGACGGAACTGATTACGTCTTGAACATTCTCCAATCGACTGTGTTAAACACGAACCAGCTTGAGTATCAACGCGATCAACTTGCATGCGAAATTGATGAAGTAACAATCCTTATCAACCAACTACTGAACACTGCAGCTACCAACATGATGGACGCAGATAACTACGATACTCAATACGCCACACTAGAACGCAGGCGCGAGAAAGCTATCACGAAATATACGAACGTAATCGACGAAATCGCTCACCGGCAAAGCCGTCTAGCACAAGCCAGAGCAGTCCATGACTACTTCGCCTCCCAATCACCCCTAGAATACTCCGACGACGCAT